A genomic window from Mesorhizobium sp. 131-2-1 includes:
- a CDS encoding FGGY-family carbohydrate kinase, protein MIRHVAVIDIGKTNAKVALVDLATLRETALRRTANAPLADGPYPHHDVEALWAFILDSLGAIHREQRIDAISITTHGATAVLVDADGGLALPVLDYEFSGPDDLAKDYDAVRPPFAETGTPRLPAGLNIGAQLFWQQRRLPAEFSKTAAILTYPQYWAQRLTGVTANEVTSLGCHTDLWSPWKSDFSSLVDTMGWRSMMAPVRPAKDRLGPILPALAGQTGLDPQTPVFCGLHDSNASLLPHLLSDRPPFSVVSTGTWVVSMAVGGKKIALDPARDTLVNVNALGDPVPSARFMGGREFSLLTDGKPQDWSEDDIAVVLARRTLLLPSTQQGSGPYPHRDALWLNADGLSVGERFVAISFYLALMTATCLELIGGDGPTTVEGPFARNRLFIRMLAAATGRPVVASETATGTSIGAALLASDGSVATDKGERTEPPADPAWSGYARAWRTAL, encoded by the coding sequence ATGATCCGCCACGTCGCCGTCATCGATATCGGCAAGACCAACGCCAAGGTCGCGCTGGTCGATCTGGCGACCCTGCGCGAGACAGCCTTGCGCCGGACCGCCAACGCGCCTCTTGCCGATGGTCCCTACCCGCACCACGACGTCGAGGCCCTCTGGGCCTTCATCCTGGACAGCCTTGGCGCGATCCACCGCGAGCAGCGCATCGACGCCATATCGATCACCACGCACGGCGCGACGGCGGTGCTGGTCGACGCCGACGGAGGCCTGGCGCTGCCGGTGCTCGACTATGAATTTTCGGGGCCTGACGACCTCGCCAAGGACTATGACGCGGTCCGCCCGCCCTTTGCCGAGACCGGCACGCCACGCCTGCCAGCCGGCCTCAACATAGGCGCGCAGCTCTTCTGGCAGCAGAGGCGTCTCCCCGCCGAATTCAGCAAAACGGCCGCGATCCTGACGTACCCGCAATACTGGGCGCAGCGGCTGACGGGCGTGACTGCCAACGAGGTGACATCGCTCGGCTGCCATACCGACCTGTGGAGCCCGTGGAAGTCCGATTTTTCGTCGCTGGTCGATACAATGGGCTGGCGTTCGATGATGGCGCCGGTGCGGCCGGCGAAGGATCGCCTCGGGCCGATCCTGCCGGCCCTTGCTGGGCAAACCGGGCTCGACCCGCAAACACCGGTGTTCTGCGGGCTGCACGATTCCAACGCCTCGCTGCTGCCGCATCTCTTGTCCGACCGGCCACCCTTCTCCGTCGTCTCGACCGGCACCTGGGTGGTTTCGATGGCGGTCGGCGGCAAGAAGATCGCGCTCGACCCGGCGCGCGACACGCTGGTCAACGTCAACGCGCTCGGCGATCCGGTGCCTTCGGCGCGCTTCATGGGCGGGCGCGAGTTCTCGTTGCTGACGGATGGCAAGCCGCAGGACTGGAGCGAGGACGACATCGCCGTCGTGCTGGCGCGCAGGACACTGCTTCTGCCCTCGACCCAGCAGGGATCGGGGCCGTATCCGCATCGCGACGCGCTATGGCTCAACGCCGACGGTCTGAGCGTCGGCGAACGTTTTGTCGCCATCTCCTTCTATCTGGCGCTGATGACCGCGACCTGCCTTGAGCTGATCGGCGGCGACGGGCCGACGACCGTCGAGGGACCTTTTGCCCGCAACCGCCTTTTCATCCGCATGCTGGCAGCGGCCACCGGGCGGCCGGTCGTCGCGTCGGAAACCGCGACAGGAACCAGCATCGGCGCCGCCCTGCTGGCGTCGGATGGTAGCGTGGCGACGGACAAGGGGGAACGGACCGAGCCACCGGCCGACCCGGCCTGGAGCGGCTATGCCCGCGCCTGGCGAACCGCTCTATAG
- a CDS encoding D-amino acid dehydrogenase: MKVLVLGAGVVGTAAAYYLASDGHDVTVIERHQSAARGTSQSNAGLVSPGDATAWASPAALKTFLRGLWNHDLGIKVRLRFDPYFLAWSLRFLRQCTVARLRANSQVKLRLALYSRDCINALSEATGIHYDERKKGILYFFRSQHSLDTGTDNYRYLAEHGLPIEIVGRDRLIELEPGLAGARDKIAGGVYSPIDQTGDSRQFVERLAAYSAEKLGVKFLFGTTVEGLQIEGDRVRAVMTSAGPVVGDAVVISMGPESGLLGRRYGIDLPVYPVKGYTATIPLEDESKGPTMGGADEDQLIGYSRLGNRLRLASTAEFTGFDRSFRPRDFAAMFRTGKDLFPGAFDEKKAELWAGLRPMMPNSVPVIGQARYANLYLDTGHGHVGWTMACGSGKFLADIVAGRKPEIDPEGLVYRN; the protein is encoded by the coding sequence ATGAAGGTCTTGGTGCTCGGAGCCGGCGTCGTTGGCACGGCGGCCGCCTACTATCTGGCGAGCGACGGCCATGACGTGACGGTGATCGAGCGTCACCAGAGCGCCGCGCGCGGCACCAGCCAGTCGAATGCCGGCCTTGTCTCGCCGGGCGACGCCACCGCCTGGGCCTCGCCGGCCGCGCTGAAGACCTTCCTGCGCGGGCTCTGGAACCATGATCTCGGCATCAAGGTCCGGCTGCGCTTCGATCCCTATTTCCTGGCCTGGAGCCTGCGCTTCCTGCGTCAGTGCACGGTGGCGCGCCTGCGCGCCAACAGCCAGGTCAAGTTGCGCCTGGCGCTCTATTCGCGCGACTGCATCAACGCGCTTTCGGAAGCGACCGGTATCCACTACGACGAACGCAAGAAGGGCATCCTCTACTTCTTCCGCTCGCAGCACAGTCTCGACACCGGCACCGACAACTACCGCTATCTCGCCGAACACGGCCTGCCGATCGAGATCGTCGGCCGCGACCGGCTGATCGAGCTGGAGCCTGGCCTCGCCGGCGCCAGGGACAAGATCGCCGGCGGTGTCTATTCGCCGATCGACCAGACCGGCGATTCCCGGCAGTTCGTGGAAAGGCTCGCCGCCTATTCGGCCGAAAAGCTCGGCGTCAAATTCCTCTTCGGCACGACCGTCGAGGGCCTCCAGATCGAGGGCGACCGTGTGCGCGCGGTGATGACCTCGGCCGGCCCGGTTGTCGGCGACGCGGTGGTCATCTCCATGGGACCGGAAAGCGGCCTGCTCGGCCGCCGCTACGGCATCGACCTGCCGGTCTATCCGGTGAAGGGCTACACCGCGACCATCCCGCTGGAGGATGAGAGCAAGGGGCCGACCATGGGCGGCGCCGACGAAGACCAGCTGATCGGCTATTCGCGGCTCGGCAACCGGCTGCGGCTCGCCTCGACCGCGGAGTTCACCGGCTTCGACCGCAGCTTTCGTCCCCGCGATTTCGCCGCCATGTTCAGGACCGGCAAGGACCTGTTCCCCGGCGCCTTCGACGAGAAGAAGGCGGAACTCTGGGCCGGGTTGCGGCCGATGATGCCGAACTCGGTGCCGGTGATCGGCCAGGCGCGCTACGCCAATCTCTATCTCGACACCGGCCATGGCCATGTCGGCTGGACAATGGCTTGCGGCTCCGGAAAATTCCTCGCCGACATCGTCGCCGGCCGCAAGCCCGAGATCGATCCTGAGGGGCTGGTTTACAGGAACTAG
- a CDS encoding ABC transporter permease: protein MKNLRKYREIWLLAAIAVLIGLISTRFPGFADLANLRQVFNDTSILMILALGQMVVILTRSIDLSMASNLCFTGMVVAMLNAAHPAIPIPILIVIALLVGLVLGAINGFLVWRLNIPSIVVTLGTLTIYRGATFVVSGGAWVNADQMSPDFINFQRAAFLGIPVLSWIAIAVIALFFVVMTRTAIGRSIYAIGVNPTASVYAGIDVGRTKFIVFCISGMIGGLAGYLWISRYVIASVEVANGYELNIIAACVIGGISIAGGIGSVGGAVLGALFLGIISNALPVINISPFWQMAISGSAIILAVVLNARGERRQGRIILRKAEAA from the coding sequence ATGAAGAATTTGCGCAAATACCGCGAGATCTGGCTGCTTGCGGCAATAGCCGTGCTGATCGGGCTGATCTCGACGCGCTTTCCGGGCTTTGCCGACCTCGCCAATCTGCGACAGGTGTTCAACGACACCTCGATCCTGATGATCCTGGCGCTCGGGCAGATGGTGGTGATCCTGACGCGCTCGATCGACCTTTCGATGGCCTCCAATCTCTGCTTCACCGGCATGGTGGTGGCGATGCTGAATGCCGCCCATCCCGCGATCCCGATCCCGATCCTGATTGTCATCGCGCTTCTGGTCGGGCTGGTGCTCGGCGCCATAAACGGTTTCCTGGTGTGGCGGCTGAACATCCCCTCGATCGTGGTGACGCTGGGCACGCTCACCATCTATCGCGGCGCAACCTTCGTGGTGTCCGGCGGCGCCTGGGTCAATGCCGACCAGATGAGCCCGGACTTCATCAATTTCCAGCGCGCGGCCTTCCTCGGCATCCCGGTGCTGTCCTGGATCGCCATTGCGGTGATTGCGCTGTTCTTCGTGGTGATGACGCGCACCGCGATCGGCCGCTCGATCTACGCCATCGGCGTCAATCCGACGGCGTCGGTCTATGCCGGCATTGATGTCGGCCGGACGAAATTCATCGTCTTCTGCATTTCCGGCATGATCGGCGGGCTTGCCGGCTATCTGTGGATCTCGCGCTATGTGATCGCCTCGGTCGAGGTCGCCAACGGCTATGAGCTCAACATCATCGCCGCCTGCGTCATCGGCGGCATCTCGATCGCCGGCGGCATCGGCTCGGTCGGCGGCGCGGTGCTCGGCGCGCTGTTCCTCGGCATCATCTCCAATGCACTGCCGGTCATCAACATCTCGCCCTTCTGGCAGATGGCGATCTCGGGCAGCGCCATCATCCTGGCGGTGGTTCTGAATGCGCGCGGCGAACGCCGCCAGGGCCGCATCATTCTCAGAAAGGCGGAAGCGGCATGA
- the hemA gene encoding 5-aminolevulinate synthase has product MNYQRFFEEAIDQLHAERRYRVFADLERIVGKFPRAIWRSNGRAQEITVWCSNDYLGMGQHPDVIDAFQKAAGKMGSGAGGTRNISGTSNPLVELELELADLHDKEAALVFTSGFVSNEASISTIARLLPNCLIISDELNHASMIEGVRRSGAEKKIFRHNDVAHLESLLQAAGRERAKLIVFESVYSMDGDIAPIKQIVELAERYNAMTYIDEVHAVGMYGPRGGGITEREGLTDRIDIIEGTLAKAFGTLGGYITGTSAVIDAVRSYAPGFIFTTALPPAVAAAATTSIRHLKRSQAERDAQQRQASRTKEVLAAAGLPVMESSTHIVPVLVGDPELCKMASDRLLGVHGLYIQPINYPTVPRGTERLRITPTPFHSDALIAELQDALVETWDALGIPYASTGRPAVAKSDRIIPLLVPKSGG; this is encoded by the coding sequence ATGAACTACCAGCGGTTCTTCGAGGAAGCGATCGACCAGCTCCATGCCGAGCGGCGCTACCGCGTTTTCGCCGACCTCGAACGCATTGTCGGCAAATTCCCGCGCGCCATCTGGCGTTCCAACGGCCGCGCCCAGGAAATCACCGTCTGGTGCTCCAACGACTATCTCGGCATGGGCCAGCATCCCGATGTCATCGACGCCTTCCAGAAGGCGGCCGGCAAGATGGGGTCGGGCGCCGGCGGCACCCGCAACATCTCCGGCACCAGCAACCCGCTGGTGGAGCTGGAACTGGAGCTGGCGGACCTGCACGACAAGGAAGCCGCGCTCGTCTTCACCTCCGGCTTCGTCTCCAACGAGGCCTCGATCTCGACCATTGCGCGGCTGCTGCCGAACTGCCTGATCATTTCGGACGAGCTCAACCACGCCTCGATGATCGAGGGCGTGCGCCGTTCGGGCGCCGAAAAGAAGATCTTCCGCCACAATGACGTCGCCCACCTGGAGAGCCTCCTGCAGGCCGCGGGGCGCGAGCGCGCCAAGCTGATCGTCTTCGAGAGCGTCTATTCGATGGATGGCGACATCGCGCCGATCAAGCAGATCGTCGAGCTCGCCGAGCGCTACAACGCCATGACCTATATCGACGAGGTCCATGCGGTGGGCATGTACGGTCCGCGCGGCGGCGGCATCACCGAGCGCGAGGGGCTGACCGACCGCATCGACATCATCGAAGGGACGCTCGCCAAGGCCTTCGGCACGCTCGGCGGCTATATCACCGGCACCAGCGCGGTGATCGATGCCGTGCGCTCCTATGCGCCGGGCTTCATCTTTACCACGGCGCTGCCGCCGGCCGTTGCCGCCGCAGCCACCACCTCGATCCGGCACCTGAAGCGCTCGCAGGCCGAGCGCGACGCGCAGCAGCGCCAGGCGTCGCGGACCAAGGAGGTGCTTGCCGCCGCCGGCCTGCCGGTGATGGAATCGTCCACCCACATCGTGCCGGTGCTGGTCGGCGATCCCGAACTCTGCAAGATGGCCAGCGACCGCCTGCTCGGCGTCCACGGCCTCTACATCCAGCCGATCAACTATCCGACGGTGCCGCGCGGCACCGAGCGGCTGCGCATCACGCCGACGCCGTTCCATTCGGACGCGCTGATCGCCGAACTTCAGGATGCCCTGGTCGAGACCTGGGACGCGCTCGGCATCCCCTATGCCTCGACCGGCAGGCCGGCCGTCGCCAAGAGCGACCGGATCATTCCATTGCTGGTGCCGAAGTCAGGCGGCTGA
- the rhaM gene encoding L-rhamnose mutarotase — translation MEKYAFKMKLDPGMKAEYKRRHDEIWPSLVALLKQAGISDYSIHLDEETNILFGVLWRRDDHGMADLPKHPVMQRWWAHMADVMETRADNEPVAVPLETVFHMV, via the coding sequence ATGGAGAAATACGCCTTCAAGATGAAGCTCGATCCCGGCATGAAGGCCGAATACAAGCGCCGCCATGACGAGATCTGGCCGTCGCTGGTCGCGCTTCTGAAGCAGGCCGGCATTTCCGACTATTCGATCCATCTCGACGAAGAGACCAACATCCTGTTCGGCGTGCTGTGGCGGCGCGACGACCACGGCATGGCCGACCTGCCCAAGCATCCGGTGATGCAGCGCTGGTGGGCGCATATGGCCGACGTCATGGAAACCAGGGCCGACAATGAGCCGGTGGCGGTGCCGCTGGAAACTGTGTTCCATATGGTATGA
- a CDS encoding ABC transporter permease, which produces MTDAPHPRHIPDRLDKPLSSAIFSWEALLVVIAVLIFAVNSFASPYFLDPWSLSDLTFNFTEKGLIALAMALLIISGEIDLSVAAIVALASTMMGMAVQAGAGTPVLVLIGIVVGLGCGAFNGLLVTRLGLPSIVVTIGTMSLFRGIAFIILGDQAYKGYPESFAFFGQGYVWWVFSFELALFLVAALVYWFVLHRTSFGRRVFAIGNNPVACQFSGVRVDRIKFILFCLTGLMSGIASVLITSRLGSTRPSIAQGYELEAITMVVLGGVSILGGAGSILGVVLAAFIMGLVTFGLGLLNVPGIVMSIFIGLLLIIVIALPILWRRLREGRFA; this is translated from the coding sequence ATGACCGACGCCCCTCATCCGCGCCATATCCCCGACCGGCTCGACAAGCCGCTGTCGTCGGCGATCTTCTCCTGGGAGGCGCTCCTGGTGGTGATCGCGGTTCTCATCTTCGCGGTCAACAGCTTCGCCTCGCCCTATTTCCTCGACCCGTGGTCGCTGTCCGACCTGACCTTCAACTTCACCGAAAAGGGGCTGATCGCGCTCGCCATGGCGCTGCTGATCATCTCGGGCGAGATCGACCTGTCGGTCGCCGCGATCGTGGCGCTCGCCTCGACGATGATGGGCATGGCCGTGCAGGCCGGCGCCGGCACGCCGGTGCTTGTCCTGATCGGCATCGTCGTCGGGCTCGGCTGCGGCGCCTTCAACGGACTGCTGGTCACCCGGCTCGGCCTGCCCTCCATCGTCGTCACCATCGGCACGATGAGCCTGTTCCGCGGCATCGCCTTCATCATCCTCGGCGACCAGGCCTACAAGGGCTATCCGGAAAGCTTCGCCTTCTTCGGCCAGGGATATGTCTGGTGGGTTTTCTCGTTCGAGCTGGCGCTGTTCCTCGTTGCCGCACTCGTCTACTGGTTCGTGCTGCATCGCACGAGCTTCGGCCGGCGTGTCTTTGCCATCGGCAACAATCCGGTCGCATGCCAGTTCTCCGGCGTCCGCGTCGACCGCATCAAGTTCATCCTGTTCTGCCTGACCGGGCTGATGTCGGGCATCGCCTCGGTGCTGATCACCTCGCGGCTCGGCTCGACCCGGCCGTCGATCGCGCAGGGCTATGAGCTCGAAGCCATCACCATGGTGGTGCTGGGCGGCGTCAGCATTCTGGGCGGCGCCGGCAGCATTCTCGGCGTCGTGCTTGCCGCCTTCATCATGGGGCTGGTGACATTTGGGCTTGGGTTGCTCAACGTGCCCGGCATCGTCATGTCGATCTTCATCGGCCTCTTGCTGATCATCGTTATCGCGCTGCCCATCCTCTGGCGGCGCCTGCGCGAGGGACGCTTCGCCTGA
- a CDS encoding alanine racemase — MSGPQVAIDLGRIERNARTVVERCAQSGIKVFGVTKGACGMPQVARAMLRGGVAGIAESRFENIRRLRDSGINAPVMLLRSPPIARVEEVVRTVDISLQSELTIIREIARIAERMGRVHDIMLMIDLGDLREGIWPNDLVPTVEQVLEMRGVRIAGIGTNLGCFGAIMPTEENLGQLVAHAYKIERLSGKSLDWISGGASSSLPLLLEGRLPAGINNLRVGEAILQGGLETFRDPPWQALEFDACRLTADIIEVKKKPSRPIGQSGYDAFGNQPVFPDEGDRLRAIANIGREDVLVEGLIPIAKGVRVLGASSDHLLLDVQDAVPPPAVGDRVAFRMSYGAMLLAMTSEYVEKAPMHDVADYSGRKMVSISAEPAAAGILAREATGARLEVMNFDVVELADVERPPSGLIRLAAGADRRVAHTALAATARATHSFGLIWIDSIAALMPEELESIDLPEASVLARALGLDHKPGALLPQLSPENVVIVGLRHADPAEARVLTDSRVSAFTMADIDAMGMRDVMREAIHIASSGTQGFHVAYAPEVTEFAGWAPGSGGITVRETHQAMETIALSGGLLSMSVSGLTADLDRKLATETINFVMSAFGKRIL, encoded by the coding sequence ATGTCCGGACCGCAAGTCGCCATCGATCTTGGCCGCATCGAGCGCAATGCGCGAACCGTCGTCGAGCGCTGCGCGCAGTCGGGCATCAAGGTGTTCGGCGTCACCAAGGGCGCCTGCGGCATGCCGCAGGTGGCGCGCGCCATGCTGCGCGGCGGCGTTGCCGGCATCGCGGAGTCGCGCTTCGAGAACATCCGCCGGCTGCGCGACAGCGGCATCAATGCGCCGGTGATGCTGTTGCGCAGCCCGCCGATCGCCCGCGTCGAGGAGGTGGTGCGGACCGTCGACATCAGCCTGCAGTCGGAGCTTACGATCATCCGCGAGATCGCCCGCATCGCCGAGCGGATGGGCCGCGTCCACGACATCATGCTGATGATCGATCTCGGCGATCTGAGGGAAGGTATCTGGCCAAACGATCTGGTGCCGACCGTCGAGCAGGTCCTGGAGATGAGGGGCGTGCGCATCGCCGGTATCGGCACCAATCTCGGCTGCTTCGGCGCCATCATGCCGACCGAGGAGAACCTCGGCCAGCTCGTCGCCCATGCCTACAAGATCGAGCGTCTGTCGGGCAAAAGCCTCGACTGGATTTCCGGCGGCGCGTCGTCCTCGCTGCCGCTGCTGCTCGAAGGCCGGCTGCCCGCCGGCATCAACAATCTCAGGGTCGGCGAGGCGATCCTGCAGGGAGGGCTGGAAACCTTCCGCGATCCGCCCTGGCAAGCGCTGGAGTTCGATGCCTGCCGGCTGACCGCCGACATCATCGAAGTCAAGAAGAAACCATCGCGGCCGATCGGCCAGTCCGGCTACGACGCGTTCGGCAACCAGCCGGTGTTTCCCGATGAGGGCGACAGGCTGCGCGCAATCGCCAATATCGGCCGCGAGGACGTGCTGGTCGAAGGCCTGATCCCGATCGCCAAGGGCGTGCGCGTGCTCGGCGCCTCCAGCGACCATCTGCTGCTCGACGTGCAGGATGCCGTCCCGCCGCCCGCCGTCGGCGACCGCGTCGCCTTCCGCATGAGCTACGGCGCCATGCTTCTGGCGATGACCTCGGAATATGTCGAGAAGGCTCCGATGCACGATGTCGCCGACTATTCCGGGCGCAAGATGGTGTCCATCTCGGCCGAGCCGGCGGCCGCCGGCATCCTCGCCCGCGAGGCGACCGGGGCACGGCTGGAGGTGATGAATTTCGATGTGGTGGAACTCGCCGATGTCGAGCGGCCGCCATCGGGCCTGATCCGGCTCGCCGCCGGCGCCGACCGCCGCGTCGCCCATACAGCACTTGCCGCGACCGCGCGCGCCACCCATTCCTTCGGGCTGATCTGGATCGACTCCATCGCCGCGCTGATGCCCGAAGAGCTCGAAAGCATCGACCTGCCGGAGGCCTCCGTGCTGGCGCGGGCGCTGGGCCTCGACCACAAGCCCGGCGCCTTGCTGCCGCAGCTCTCGCCGGAAAATGTCGTCATCGTCGGGCTGCGCCATGCCGATCCGGCCGAGGCCCGGGTGCTGACGGATTCGCGTGTCTCTGCCTTCACCATGGCCGATATCGACGCCATGGGCATGCGTGACGTCATGCGCGAGGCGATCCACATCGCCTCCTCGGGCACGCAAGGATTCCACGTCGCCTATGCGCCCGAGGTCACCGAGTTCGCCGGCTGGGCGCCCGGCTCCGGCGGCATCACCGTGCGCGAGACGCATCAGGCGATGGAGACGATCGCACTGTCCGGCGGACTGCTGTCGATGAGCGTTTCCGGCCTGACGGCCGATCTGGACCGGAAGCTGGCGACCGAGACGATCAACTTCGTCATGTCGGCGTTCGGCAAGCGGATTCTCTGA
- the galE gene encoding UDP-glucose 4-epimerase GalE yields MTVLVTGGAGYIGSHMVWELLDAGESVVVLDRLSTGFEWAVAPEAKLVVGDVADRELVGQIIRDNKVDAIIHFAGSIVVPESVSDPLGYYENNTSKTRTLIETAVREGVPHFIFSSTAAVYGGAGLEPVREDAGLSPVSPYGLSKLMSEWMLRDAAKAHDIRYTALRYFNVAGADPKGRTGQSTPGATHLIKVACETALGKRPFMQVFGTDYPTPDGTCIRDYIHVSDLAAAHRLALQRLRAGGESLVANCGYSHGYSVLEVIDSVRRAFGRDFEVRMGDRRPGDAAAIVANSELARAELGWTPQRDDLDLIVSDALAWERILTGKNSARG; encoded by the coding sequence ATGACGGTTTTGGTGACGGGCGGTGCCGGTTATATCGGCAGCCATATGGTCTGGGAGCTTCTGGACGCGGGCGAGAGCGTCGTCGTTCTCGACCGGCTTTCGACCGGCTTCGAATGGGCGGTGGCGCCGGAGGCCAAGCTCGTCGTCGGCGACGTCGCCGACCGCGAGTTGGTCGGCCAGATCATCAGGGACAACAAGGTCGACGCGATCATCCATTTCGCCGGCTCGATCGTGGTCCCCGAATCGGTCTCAGACCCGCTCGGCTATTACGAGAACAACACCTCCAAGACGCGGACCCTGATCGAAACGGCCGTGCGCGAAGGCGTGCCGCATTTCATCTTCTCCTCCACCGCCGCGGTCTATGGCGGCGCCGGGCTGGAGCCGGTGCGCGAGGATGCCGGGCTTTCGCCGGTTTCGCCCTACGGGCTGTCCAAGCTGATGAGCGAATGGATGCTGCGCGACGCGGCGAAGGCGCACGATATCCGCTATACGGCGCTGCGCTATTTCAACGTCGCCGGCGCCGATCCCAAGGGCCGCACCGGCCAGTCGACGCCCGGCGCCACGCATCTGATCAAGGTCGCCTGCGAGACCGCGCTCGGCAAGCGCCCCTTCATGCAGGTGTTCGGCACCGACTATCCGACGCCTGACGGCACCTGCATCCGCGACTACATCCATGTCAGCGACCTGGCGGCCGCGCATCGCCTGGCGCTGCAACGGCTGCGCGCTGGCGGAGAGAGCCTTGTGGCCAATTGCGGCTACAGCCACGGCTATTCGGTGCTGGAAGTCATCGACAGCGTCCGGCGCGCCTTCGGCCGTGATTTCGAGGTCAGGATGGGCGATCGCCGCCCTGGCGACGCCGCAGCCATTGTCGCCAATTCCGAGCTTGCCCGCGCTGAGCTTGGCTGGACGCCGCAGCGCGACGATCTCGACCTGATCGTTTCCGATGCGCTGGCCTGGGAGCGCATCCTGACCGGCAAGAACTCAGCGCGGGGCTGA
- a CDS encoding sugar ABC transporter ATP-binding protein — MDTTAQHKVETERPAPSGPSQSASPRLTLSGISKSFPGVRALHNVSLSLYPGQVTALIGENGAGKSTLVKIMTGIYQPDAGEISIDGEATTLHSAHAAFGHGITAIHQETVLFDDLSVAENIFLGHAPRTRFGTIDWRTMRKNAREVLETMRAGHIDADARLKDLGIANKHLVAVARAMSIDARIVIMDEPTAALSMKEIEELFLLIEFLKSEGKAVLFISHKFDEIYRIADRYTVFRDGEMVGEGLLKDAGQNEIVRMMVGRNVDHIFPQREPKIGAPVLSVAGLSHPTEFDDIGFELRKGEILGFYGLVGAGRSEVMQAISGITRTSRGAITLEGQTIAPRSAADSIEAGIVYVPEERGKQGVVIGMPIFQNVSLPSLMRTSKTGVLRLAEEFALARSYTERLDLRASSLSQDVGTLSGGNQQKIVIAKWLATAPKVIILDEPTKGIDIGSKAAVHGFMAELVAQGLSVIMVSSELPEILGMSDRVVVMREGRIAAVHENTGLDAETLVRTAAGIAA; from the coding sequence ATGGACACGACAGCCCAGCACAAAGTGGAGACGGAACGGCCCGCACCTTCAGGCCCGTCCCAGAGCGCCAGCCCGCGCCTGACGCTTTCCGGCATTTCGAAAAGCTTCCCCGGTGTCCGCGCCCTGCACAATGTCAGCCTGTCGCTCTATCCGGGCCAGGTCACGGCGCTGATCGGCGAGAACGGCGCCGGCAAGTCGACGCTGGTCAAGATCATGACCGGCATCTACCAGCCCGACGCCGGCGAAATCAGCATCGACGGCGAGGCCACGACGCTGCATAGCGCGCATGCCGCCTTCGGCCATGGCATCACCGCCATTCATCAGGAAACCGTGCTGTTCGACGATCTTTCGGTCGCCGAGAACATCTTCCTCGGCCACGCGCCGCGCACCCGCTTCGGCACGATCGACTGGCGCACCATGCGCAAGAATGCGCGCGAGGTGCTGGAGACGATGCGCGCCGGCCATATCGATGCCGACGCAAGGCTGAAGGACCTCGGTATCGCCAACAAGCATTTGGTTGCAGTCGCCCGCGCGATGTCGATCGATGCACGCATCGTCATCATGGACGAGCCTACCGCGGCACTGTCGATGAAGGAGATCGAGGAGCTTTTCCTCTTGATCGAGTTCCTGAAGAGCGAAGGCAAGGCGGTGCTGTTCATCAGCCATAAGTTCGACGAGATCTACCGCATCGCCGACCGCTACACCGTCTTCCGCGACGGCGAGATGGTCGGCGAAGGCCTGCTCAAGGACGCCGGCCAGAACGAGATCGTGCGCATGATGGTCGGCCGTAACGTCGACCATATCTTCCCGCAACGCGAGCCAAAGATCGGCGCGCCGGTGCTTTCGGTCGCCGGCCTGTCGCATCCGACCGAGTTCGACGACATCGGCTTCGAGCTGCGCAAGGGCGAGATCCTCGGCTTCTATGGACTGGTCGGCGCCGGACGCAGCGAGGTGATGCAGGCGATATCGGGTATCACCCGCACCAGTCGGGGCGCCATCACACTTGAAGGCCAAACGATTGCGCCGAGATCGGCCGCGGATTCGATCGAGGCCGGCATCGTCTACGTGCCGGAAGAGCGCGGCAAGCAGGGCGTGGTGATCGGGATGCCGATCTTCCAGAACGTGTCGCTGCCCTCGCTCATGCGCACCTCCAAAACCGGCGTGCTTCGGCTGGCGGAAGAGTTCGCGCTCGCCCGTTCCTACACCGAGCGCCTCGACCTGCGCGCCTCCTCGCTCAGCCAGGATGTCGGCACGCTTTCCGGCGGCAATCAGCAGAAGATCGTCATTGCCAAATGGCTGGCGACGGCGCCGAAGGTCATCATTTTGGACGAGCCGACCAAGGGCATCGACATCGGCTCCAAGGCGGCCGTGCACGGCTTCATGGCTGAGCTGGTGGCGCAAGGCCTGTCGGTGATCATGGTCTCCTCGGAGCTGCCTGAGATACTCGGCATGTCGGACCGGGTGGTCGTCATGCGCGAGGGCCGCATCGCGGCCGTGCACGAGAACACGGGACTGGACGCCGAGACGCTGGTCAGGACGGCAGCGGGGATCGCGGCATGA